In the Euphorbia lathyris chromosome 5, ddEupLath1.1, whole genome shotgun sequence genome, one interval contains:
- the LOC136229116 gene encoding uncharacterized protein, with translation MNGIQCRKAQNEKQFPGCLGRMVNLFDLGNGVNGNRLLTDKPHNDGSSLPRSCSDVTSTMSPHFGDQIGDKMTVSELRRSLSNKRANGTPIKTLIAQEMSKEVDCRRNPPNVVAKLMGLDTLPHQQHSSAAERSHSKGYSRRSLSQPGMLLECWEQDPPSSLEKRMQSEGRQYEEQNEYRDVYEIWQQSEKTNVRDNSPQKGRHNEGRSDNANERKMALVRQKFIEAKRLATDEKSRQSKEFQDALEVLSSNRDLFLKFLQEPHSLFSQHLYDMQSIPSPPETKRITVLRPSKAVDNDKFVGSWKMGDKQSKRPSQNGHATAWDKNNPGYSPTFSNQRFEEYAAQPTRIVVLKPSPGKTPDKEVVAPPSSSPRILQGEESYDGPEDEEAQGSREVAKDITEQIHGATMGHRRDETLLSSVFSNGYVGDDSSFNRSDNEYAVGNLSDSEIMSPASRHSWDYINRSGSPFSSSSFSRASCSPESSVCREAKKRLSERWAMMASNGSSFEQKNARRSSSTLGEMLALSDTKKIVKSEEEATNKEQQQKESTSCTIRNLSEEEGVADSPKSLLRSRSVPVSSTVYGTGLNIEVPESEAGKTEISKELKKAKSTKSSLKGKVSSLFFSRNKKTNKEKSGASHSKDESQSATPETPLSPIPFPGKSGDDASQCNNSDLEDCFSPVLPRSSCTTVPNLIGEAAKQVFVSKEGVISVPKREMAGNMSESQDQPSPISVLEPPFEEDDNTVPELSAKIRPNCREAEVPPKSNLIDKSPPIESIARTLSWDDSCIDTATPYSLKPSSTSSGTEEEHDWPFLIQTLLSEAGLDGNTQLDVLSARWHSPESPLDPTLRSKYANQNDKELLHEAKRRQRRSNRKLVFDCVNAALIEMTGYGSAMPCTETENWLVEHVWTQMKEWLFSEVRCSYEDNGDNSSLVVEKLVRKEVVGKGWIDNMRVELDNLGKEIEDNLVAELVEDAIVHLTSCV, from the exons ATGAATGGGATTCAGTGCAGAAAAGCTCAAAATGAGAAGCAGTTTCCAGGATGCTTGGGCAGAATGGTTAACCTTTTTGATTTGGGCAATGGCGTAAATGGAAACAGGCTGCTGACAGATAAACCACATAATGATG GTTCTTCACTTCCAAGGAGTTGCTCAGATGTGACATCAACGATGAGTCCTCACTTTGGAGACCAGATTGGGGATAAAATG ACCGTGTCTGAGTTAAGGAGAAGCTTGTCGAACAAGAGAGCTAATGGAACCCCCATAAAGACACTCATTGCCCAAGAAATGTCTAAAGAAGTTGATTGCCGGCGTAATCCACCTAATGTTGTAGCCAAGTTGATGGGACTTGATACCCTCCCACATCAGCAGCATAGTTCAGCTGCAGAAAGAAGCCATTCAAAAGGTTATTCCCGGCGTTCTTTAAGTCAGCCAGGGATGCTATTGGAGTGTTGGGAACAAGATCCTCCTAGTAGTTTAGAAAAGCGTATGCAGTCTGAAGGTCGTCAGTATGAAGAGCAAAATGAATACAGAGATGTATATGAGATCTGGCAGCAATCTGAAAAGACAAACGTAAGAGATAATTCACCACAGAAGGGAAGGCATAATGAGGGAAGGAGTGATAACGCAAATGAGAGAAAGATGGCTCTTGTTCGCCAGAAGTTCATAGAAGCAAAACGATTGGCTACAGATGAGAAAAGTCGCCAGTCCAAGGAATTCCAAGATGCGTTGGAAGTTTTAAGCTCAAATAGAGATCTCTTTCTCAAGTTCCTGCAGGAACCTCATTCGTTGTTCTCTCAACATCTCTATGATATGCAATCGATTCCTTCACCTCCAGAGACAAAACGTATCACTGTTCTCAGACCTTCTAAGGCAGTTGATAATGACAAGTTCGTAGGTTCATGGAAGATGGGTGATAAACAGTCAAAGAGACCAAGCCAGAATGGCCATGCTACTGCATGGGACAAAAATAACCCTGGATATTCTCCTACTTTTTCCAATCAGAGGTTTGAAGAATATGCAGCTCAGCCAACACGAATTGTAGTATTGAAACCTAGTCCTGGGAAGACTCCTGACAAGGAAGTAGTTGCACCACCTTCTTCATCACCAAGGATATTACAGGGTGAAGAGTCTTATGATGGACCTGAAGATGAGGAGGCACAAGGATCAAGGGAAGTGGCAAAAGACATCACTGAGCAGATTCATGGGGCTACAATGGGCCATCGAAGGGATGAAACTCTGCTTTCTTCTGTTTTTTCGAACGGCTATGTTGGTGATGATAGTTCTTTTAACAGATCAGACAATGAGTATGCTGTGGGAAATCTCAGTGATTCAGAAATCATGTCACCAGCTTctaggcattcatgggattaTATCAATAGGAGTGGTAGccccttttcttcttcttccttcagcCGTGCATCCTGTTCGCCGGAGTCATCTGTATGCAGAGAAGCAAAAAAGCGACTTTCTGAACGGTGGGCCATGATGGCATCAAATGGAAGTTcttttgaacaaaaaaatgcTCGGAGAAGTTCTAGTACATTGGGCGAGATGCTTGCTCTGTCAGATACAAAGAAGATAGTGAAATCAGAGGAAGAGGCTACTAACAAGGAACAACAACAAAAGGAATCAACTTCTTGCACAATCAGAAATTTGAGTGAGGAAGAGGGTGTTGCTGATTCTCCTAAAAGTCTCCTTAGGTCTAGATCTGTGCCTGTTTCTTCGACGGTGTATGGTACTGGGCTCAATATTGAGGTTCCTGAATCAGAGGCTGGCAAAACAGAAATTTCCAAGGAGCTGAAGAAGGCAAAGAGCACAAAATCATCTTTAAAAGGAAAAGTTTCTAGTTTATTTTTCTCAAGGAATAAGAaaacaaataaagaaaaatctggTGCTTCTCACTCCAAAGATGAATCTCAATCTGCTACACCTGAAACACCACTGTCACCAATACCTTTTCCTGGAAAGAGTGGTGATGATGCTTCTCAATGTAATAATAGTGATCTTGAAGATTGTTTCTCTCCTGTTTTACCCAGATCCTCATGCACAACTGTTCCAAATTTGATTGGTGAAGCAGCAAAGCAAGTATTTGTTTCCAAGGAG GGAGTCATATCAGTGCCAAAACGTGAGATGGCTGGGAATATGAGCGAGAGCCAGGATCAACCAAGCCCAATCTCAGTTTTAGAACCCCCTTTCGAAGAGGATGACAACACAGTTCCAGAGCTTTCTGCAAAGATTAGGCCTAACTGCAgag AAGCAGAAGTGCCACCGAAGTCTAATTTGATCGACAAATCACCGCCTATAGAATCAATCGCGAGGACCCTTTCATGGGATGATTCTTGTATAGACACTGCTACCCCATATTCATTAAAACCCTCTTCAACCTCTTCAGGTACCGAGGAAGAACACGACTGGCCTTTCTTGATACAGACACTGTTATCAGAAGCCGGCCTTGACGGCAACACACAACTAGATGTACTTTCCGCAAGATGGCATTCACCCGAAAGTCCATTAGACCCAACACTGAGAAGTAAATACGCTAACCAAAACGACAAGGAGCTTCTCCACGAGGCAAAACGAAGACAAAGACGATCGAATCGTAAACTAGTATTCGACTGTGTGAATGCAGCACTGATCGAAATGACGGGATACGGTTCGGCTATGCCCTGTACGGAGACTGAAAACTGGTTAGTTGAACATGTGTGGACCCAAATGAAGGAATGGTTATTTAGTGAGGTTAGGTGTAGTTATGAAGACAATGGGGACAATTCCAGCCTGGTGGTGGAGAAGTTAGTGAGAAAGGAGGTGGTGGGGAAAGGGTGGATTGATAATATGAGAGTGGAATTAGATAATTTGGGTAAAGAAATAGAAGATAATTTGGTGGCAGAACTTGTGGAGGATGCTATTGTTCATTTGACAAGTTGTGTTTGA